The segment GATGCATGCACAGACAAATGGTATAGTTTTTTTCTAAGAAAATTAGAACATGGTATAGTTATGcccacattttttttatcttatccCTTCGTTCAGAAATAATAGACATGTTTTTAAgaaaagtcaaattttatatattttaactaacatttcattaaattataagtatgtctagtgtataaaaaatatacaattaGATTCGTAactcaaaataatttcacactatatatatatttcataactataaataatatattttacaagAAAAATTTAATTTCGAAAATCGAGGCTAAAAGAAATTGATCTATTATTTCCGAATAGAAAGGGTAGTACACTGCGATGCATGCTAGTATAAAGTTCGAAGCTAAAGCCAAGACTTTCAAGTCTCAAGTACTCTACATCTGCAAAAAGTGAGCTATATTTACACTGTAAAGAAGCTAGGAGCTACACTATACACGACCATGTCGAGCCGGCGCCGGATCGGAGGTCGCCGCGCGTCGTCGTCCTCACtcccggccaccgccgccgacgAGCGATCAGTGGTCGAGCTCGCGTCGAGGCTGCGAGCTCTCCTCCCTCCCGAGGCGGCGGCCGCCACCGGCAATGGCAAGGTGCCGAGCGCTCAGCTGCTGCAGGAGACGTGCAGCTACATCAGGAGGCTCCATCGGGAGGTGGACGGCCTCGCCGAGAGGCTCTCCGACCTGCTGCCGGAGCCGTCCGATCGCGGCGTCATCGACGGCGCCGATGCGGCTTTTCCGCGCCTTTCTGATGTGAGGTCAAATGGTGCCATGCCATCACCTGGTTCCTTCAATTAGGAGTAGTTTCTTTCCTTGGCCGCCGTTGTGTGTACATGCATACGTATCGTGTATCGTGCATGCATATACGTAATGTTGGTGGTACGTACTAGAGCTAAATGAACTTATCGGATCGTGACTATGTACAATATACTATCGATGTACGTGCGTGGATTAATCAGTGCGTGTATTTTGAGGGCGTTCAAGTGTGTCGAGCTGTATTTCTCGGATCCTGATACTTGCCAGCAGTTGCAAAGCTGGAGTGAAATGGAGGGAGTGTAGGATTTTATCCATGCACAGCTTTACAATGATATTAGTCTGTACGATCTGTTATGGGTGTAGAAGTTTAAGCCATAGTGAGTGCGATAGAAGTAAAATTTTGAAAGTTAGTATTGATTTTCGATTTTTGTATGGATGCATCGGCACCCTTCTCTTCATGTACCTTGGCCCCTGCTTGCTAGAGACTTTGtgtacaagtatatatatagtgaTTTGTACAAATATGCAAATAGGGAAAGAAACTAAAGAAAAGCCACATGACGAGGCTGCCTTCATCTTTTTCCTGCTAAACAAACAAGCTGATAATCGTTGATGAACTTTTGAAGTGCTGATAGGAAGATATTACTACATGCTATAGTCTTTTTCTAGGCCAGAACCAGAAGAGAGAAAAGCGATGCTCTCTACGTTTAAGAATGCAAAGCgtattttgtttgaaaaaaattattaaaaataaactttGACGGTTAATTTCTTTTAATAATAGGTTGTCAATTGCTATATATAAAATCAAAgtcatattaaaaatactttgaaatacacatatattaaaataaattttgtatactaaatatgcatataatttgataaattattagTCAAAACTGATgaactttaatttttttaaacaaaacatGTTTTACATTCTTGAACAAAGAGGGAGTATTTTACAAGAAGATCATATGTCTGCAAATATTTCATAATTCACAGAGGAGGTACTATACCTACCTTCCCATGGAGAGAATTCCCCGGACATGCTTGACGCTACTTAAATTCACCAACAACTGTTTTCTCTGCTTCTTTTTGCTGCTCCTCATTCATAGGGGCGGTTCTCCCTCCCACAACAGCAGCAACTTGTGCAGCAAAACCCTTGGCAACCTGAAAAAGGCAATAATACAGTCTACTGCATGTCAACCGACAAAAGTAAAGAAGTAAAGTAAAGAACGTTCActgaaaaaaccaaaaaaaaattgtgttgaTCATTATGATAAGTAAAGGAGTAAACGATTAAACTGATAAATACCCTGAAGAAGTTGTCAACATCACTTATAGCAACAGAAAGTTGGAGCGCGGCTAAAATGAGATTGAGCCTAATACAATTGGTTGGGCTCAACTGACTTATTTACCGAGCCTAAGCCTCCATTCTCGTCCATGTCAAGCCAAGCTCGAGTAGCTCGTCTAGGCCATAAGTCTTATCTTTATATacgctcttttttttctttctaagaTTTATTATTGTAGCTCTACATTAGACCATGTGTTCATTAAGTGAGATTTGTTACTGAACTGCAATTTTCTTTAGAGTAACATTCTGATCTTGCCCTTGGGCCTAGATTAATTATCATCGCGTATACTTACAGGTCCCTTGATCATCAGATTAAGATAATAATTAATTGCAAAAAATTAATGAATCTTTTTTTAGAGGACTCAGCTTAAGAGAAATAATCAAACGTCTTAGATCGATGGACCTATTTGGAGGAGAGAAAAGCAAAGCCCGCTTCCTTTCGCTGGTTTAATTGGGCCCGAAGCGGGAGACCGGCCCACAGAAGA is part of the Phragmites australis chromosome 12, lpPhrAust1.1, whole genome shotgun sequence genome and harbors:
- the LOC133886475 gene encoding transcription factor ILI7-like, with the translated sequence MSSRRRIGGRRASSSSLPATAADERSVVELASRLRALLPPEAAAATGNGKVPSAQLLQETCSYIRRLHREVDGLAERLSDLLPEPSDRGVIDGADAAFPRLSDVRSNGAMPSPGSFN